A genomic segment from Enoplosus armatus isolate fEnoArm2 chromosome 12, fEnoArm2.hap1, whole genome shotgun sequence encodes:
- the LOC139294533 gene encoding opsin-5-like, which translates to MEITLKSFPVKVVNIPWRNNNLSTLHTDAPLSEQGETVIGVYLLVLGWLSWFGNSLVMFVLYRQRASLQATDFLTLNLAISDASISVFGYSRGILEIFNIFRDDGYLITWIWTCQVDGFFTLLFGLASINTLTVISITRYIKGCHPNKAYCISINTIAVSLICIWTGAMFWSVAPLLGWGSYTDRGYGTCEVDWSKANYSTIYKSYIISILIFCFFIPVMIMLSSYICIINTVKSTNAMSADGFVTSRQRKVERDVTRISIVICTAFIMAWSPYAVVSMWSAWGFHVPSTTSIFTRLFAKSASFYNPLIYFGMSSKFRKDVAVLLPCTQERREEVHLQQFKNIKPKAEATPPPASPPAQKLEAKYTAAKLNQSSPDSDSGVNSPPQTPPSDTQEVFHVDLPSHIETSEYWCDRL; encoded by the exons ATGGAAATAACGCTAAAGAGTTTTCCTGTGAAGGTAGTGAATATTCCATGGAGGAATAATAACCTCAGTACTCTGCATACAGACGCTCCTCTGTCCGAACAAGGAGAGACCGTCATTGGAGTCTACCTGTTAGTGTTGG GATGGCTGTCCTGGTTTGGAAACAGTTTAGTGATGTTTGTCCTGTACAGACAGCGGGCCTCGCTTCAGGCAACAGATTTCCTCACTTTAAATCTTGCCATCTCTGATGCCAGCATCTCCGTATTCGGCTACTCCAGAGGGATCCTAGAAATATTCAATATCTTCAGGGATGATGGGTATTTGATCACCTGGATCTGGACCTGCCAG GTAGATGGTTTCTTCACCTTGCTCTTCGGCCTTGCAAGCATCAACACCTTGACTGTTATCAGCATCACCAGATACATCAAGGGATGCCACCCAAACAAAG cttACTGTATCAGCATTAATACCATTGCCGTATCACTCATCTGCATTTGGACTGGAGCGATGTTTTGGTCTGTTGCTCCGCTGCTGGGCTGGGGCAGCTACACAG ATAGAGGTTATGGCACATGCGAGGTGGACTGGTCCAAAGCGAATTACTCCACCATCTACAAGTCCTACATCATCTCCATCCTCATCTTCTGCTTTTTCATCCCTGTGATGATCATGCTCTCCTCCTATATCTGCATTATCAACACGGTGAAAAGCACCAATGCCATGTCAGCTGATGGTTTCGTCACCTCTCGTCAAAGGAAGGTGGAGAGAGATGTCACAAGG ATTTCCATTGTAATCTGCACAGCTTTCATCATGGCCTGGTCGCCATATGCAGTGGTGTCTATGTGGTCGGCCTGGGGTTTCCATGTGCCAAGCACGACCAGCATCTTCACCCGTCTCTTTGCCAAGTCTGCCAGCTTCTACAACCCGCTCATCTACTTCGGCATGAGCTCCAAGTTTCGCAAGGACGTTGCCGTGCTGCTGCCGTGCACACAAGAGCGCAGGGAGGAGGTGCACCtgcaacaatttaaaaacatcaaacccAAGGCTGAGGCCACGCCCCCACCTGCGTCACCTCCTGCCCAGAAGCTGGAGGCAAAATACACAGCGGCAAAGTTGAACCAATCCAGTCCTGACAGCGACTCAGGGGTCAACAGCCCTCCTCAGACGCCTCCATCTGACACACAGGAGGTCTTCCATGTTGACCTGCCCTCCCACATTGAAACATCAGAGTACTGGTGTGACAGGCTCTGA
- the vit gene encoding vitrin, with protein MIRASLTAVCLALLLSCACCVKPNGSKNKKPKQVVPAIECDVRAGKINLPEFIAKCPANCKETKQQVYGTGVFASISSICNAAIHSGVLTNTGGKVIVRKMAGQNIYKGSNSNGVRSLSLPKWRESFVVSVGKPKKGVIYPSTLDYVPSRPTYVKTSQKEAKSPAATTALPTTTAPEPTTTTTPEPTTTALAPTTTTTPPPPPTTTKARAAVHKVRDAGSSHPYLASVAAASSRQSQNGQGKSLGQVFRGSAYPNRFPQRASAGLRRPEAGSAIRRQPSSPVGPAFNRVQPAPPERTPTMSQSNPAFPRRDWAPPSFPRPDWFPGARRPADVSYAAPDSGYTWSETDAPEITARDHRPDISEYERWFYNFGPYLPRSTDSDGNRKMPLDTTHTRVEPVDAWKPEANLYESGFNVREQEPVPRAPEPVSQGDPNCKVDLAFLMDGSWSIGKRRFKIQKDFLSEVAQAINVGVAGPMMGIIQYGDDPVTEFSLKSYSNSREVKSAIDKVVQKGGLSNVGKALTYINKQYFSEANGNRGGAPNVAVVLVDGWPTDKVEEASRLARESGINIFFVTIEGPDDNEKQNLVETNFVDKAVCRTNGFFSLPVTSWFSLRKAVQPLVKRVCDTDRLVCSKTCLNANDIAFVIDGSSSVGTGNFRTVLQFVANITREFEISDTDTRVGAVQYTYEQRLEFAFGQHNNKAELLNAIKRINYWSGGTSTGAAITYAAEQLFSKSKPNKRKIMIVITDGRSYDDVRAPALAVHRQGVIAYSIGIAWAAQDELEYIATDPDKEHSFFVDEFDNLYKFVPKIIHNICQEFNSQPRN; from the exons ATGATCAGAGCATCGCTCACTGCCGTCTGCCTCG CGCTCCTCCTGTCCTGTGCTTGCTGTGTCAAGCCTAACGGATCAAAGAACAAGAAGCCAAAGCAAG TTGTTCCTGCCATAGAGTGTGATGTCAGAGCAGGGAAGATCAATCTCCCAGAGTTCATAGCCAAATGTCCCGCCAACTGTAAAGAGACAAAGCAACAGGTCTATGGGACGGGCGTGTTCGCCTCCATCTCCAGCATCTGCAACGCAGCCATCCACAG TGGCGTCCTCACCAACACAGGAGGGAAGGTGATAGTGAGGAAGATGGCCGGGCAGAACATCTACAAAGGCAGCAACTCCAATGGGGTgcgctctctgtctctacctAAGTGGAGGGAGTCGTTCGTCGTTTCAG tgggGAAGCCCAAGAAAGGAGTGATCTATCCATCCACGCTGGACTACGTCCCTTCAAGACCAACCTACGTAAAAACAA GTCAAAAGGAGGCCAAATCCCCAGCGGCCACCACAGCGCTGCCTACGACTACGGCACCTGAACCCACCACAACGACAACTCCTGAACCCACCACCACCGCACTggctcccaccaccaccactacacccccaccaccacccactaCTACCAAGGCCAGAGCTGCTGTCCATAAAGTCAGGGATGCAG GCAGCAGTCACCCATACCTTGCCTCTGTGGCAGCCGCAAGTTCAA GACAGTCACAGAATGGTCAAGGAAAGAGTCTCGGCCAAG TATTCAGAGGAAGTGCCTATCCGAATAGATTCCCACAACGTGCCAGCGCAG GCCTGCGTAGACCAGAGGCAGGGTCAGCTATCAGGAGACAGCCATCCTCTCCAGTCGGCCCAG CTTTTAACAGGGTTCAGCCAGCCCCACCCGAGCGAACTCCAACCATGAGCCAGTCCAACCCCG CTTTTCCCAGAAGGGATTGGGCGCCCCCCTCCTTTCCTCGTCCTGATTGGTTCCCTGGTGCTCGACGACCAGCAG ATGTTAGTTATGCAGCTCCAGACTCAGGATACACGTGGAGCGAGACGGACGCACCTGAGATTACAG CTCGGGATCACAGGCCTGATATCTCAGAATATGAGCGCTGGTTTTATAACTTTGGACCGTACC TGCCTCGCTCCACTGACTCAGATGGCAACCGTAAAATGCCATTGGATACAACCCATACTAGAG TGGAGCCAGTGGATGCCTGGAAACCAGAGGCAAACCTTTATGAATCAG GCTTCAACGTGAGGGAGCAAGAACCTGTACCCAGAGCACCCGAGCCTGTGTCACAGGGAGACCCAA ATTGTAAGGTGGACCTGGCCTTCCTGATGGATGGGAGCTGGAGCATTGGGAAGAGGCGCTTTAAGATCCAGAaagacttcctgtctgaagTGGCTCAGGCCATCAATGTGGGTGTGGCTGGACCCATGATGGGCATCATCCAATACGG GGATGACCCCGTGACAGAGTTCAGTCTGAAGTCTTACTCCAACTCCAGAGAGGTGAAGTCAGCCATAGATAAGGTTGTGCAGAAGGGAGGCCTCTCCAATGTGG GAAAGGCCCTCACCTACATCAACAAGCAGTACTTCAGTGAAGCCAATGGAAACCGAGGGGGAGCTCCTAACGTGGCTGTAGTGCTGGTGGATGGCTGGCCCACAGACAAGGTGGAGGAGGCGTCTCGGCTCGCTCGGGAGTCTGGCATCAACATATTCTTCGTCACCATCGAGGGCCCTGATGACAACGAGAAACAAAACCTGGTTGAAACTAACTTTGTTGACAAG GCTGTGTGTCGCACAAACGGCTTCTTCTCCCTGCCAGTGACCAGCTGGTTTTCTCTGAGGAAGGCCGTGCAGCCCCTGGTGAAAAGAGTGTGTGACACAGACCGCCTGGTGTGCAGCAAAACCTGCCTCAACGCAAATGACATCGCCTTTGTCATTGACGGCTCCAGCAGTGTGGGAACTGGCAACTTCCGCACGGTGCTGCAGTTTGTGGCCAACATCACGCGGGAGTTTGAGATCTCTGACACCGACACACGGGTCGGAGCAGTGCAGTACACCTACGAGCAGAGGCTGGAGTTTGCCTTCGGCCAGCACAACAACAAGGCCGAGCTGCTGAACGCCATCAAACGCATCAACTACTGGAGCGGCGGGACCAGCACCGGCGCTGCCATCACCTACGCCGCAGAGCAGCTTTTCAGCAAATCCAAACCCAACAAACGCAAGATCATGATTGTCATTACAGATGGGCGCTCCTACGATGACGTCAGGGCACCTGCACTGGCTGTCCATCGCCAAG GTGTGATCGCCTACTCCATCGGCATAGCCTGGGCCGCCCAGGATGAGCTGGAGTACATCGCCACAGACCCCGACAAGGAGCACTCCTTCTTTGTGGACGAGTTCGACAACCTCTACAAGTTTGTGCCCAAGATCATCCACAACATCTGCCAGGAGTTCAACTCCCAGCCCAGAAACTGA